In the genome of Cryptomeria japonica chromosome 8, Sugi_1.0, whole genome shotgun sequence, one region contains:
- the LOC131857326 gene encoding cysteine-rich receptor-like protein kinase 42, whose translation MELLLQWAWNSYETNESLSIADPKLELGTLSENKQREILRVIHNALLCTQGSPTKRPSMFNVVSMLTNDLEISDVPTPPALLDLSTATSEACPLTSHGSISLSLFPR comes from the exons ATGGAGCTTCTTTTGCAATGG GCTTGGAATTCATATGAAACAAACGAGAGCTTGAGCATTGCTGATCCAAAACTGGAGTTAGGGACTCTATCtgaaaacaagcaaagagaaataTTAAGAGTTATACACAATGCTCTTCTTTGCACTCAAGGCTCTCCTACTAAGCGACCATCCATGTTTAATGTTGTGTCAATGTTAACAAATGATTTAGAGATTTCAGATGTACCCACTCCACCGGCTTTATTGGATCTTTCAACTGCAACTTCAGAAGCTTGTCCCTTAACGTCACATGGATCCATTAGTTTATCTCTCTTTCCACGCTAA